Proteins from a genomic interval of Paenibacillus lentus:
- a CDS encoding endonuclease MutS2, which produces MDEKILKTMEYHKIIDMLVKYAQTSLGKMAAERLSPVSDLEEVKRLLQGTDEAFKVDRLKGAPSFGGIVDIMPAVKRARIGGTLNPHELLGIATTLEGSRRVKRYISNIHEEEPVELLFTLSDMLSEQKTLEDQIKRCIDESAEVLDSASPELAQIRRELRGGEVRIREKLDAMIRSSSVAKMLQDQLITIRGDRFVIPVKAEYRSHFGGIVHDQSGSGATLFIEPESIVAMNNKLRETRLKEEREIEVILQKLTALVGEQAELLGYDSDVLAQLDFIFAKARLAREMKSTLPRMNDRGFLKLKKGRHPLIPADQVVPIDVELGNQYTSIIVTGPNTGGKTVTLKTIGLLSLMAMSGLFVPAEDGSQLCVFDAIYADIGDEQSIEQSLSTFSSHMTNIISILRRMTAKSLVLLDEVGAGTDPAEGSALAIAILEHIHSLGCRMVASTHYSELKAYAYERKGVINASMEFDVNTLSPTYRLLVGVPGRSNAFAIAERLGLSEQILEFARGEVKEEDLRVEHMIASLEENRLGAEQERETAERLRKELEEIRKRHEAELDKLARERDKRIEKAEDEAIAIVAKARSEAERIIDDLRKLALEEGASVKEHKLIAARKELEEAEPKRKKTSPARQATKAPRKIQAGDEVMVYSLNQKGHVVELAGSKEALVQLGIMKMKVSLDDLELIQAPSAAKTAQRIVTNVKRTRDDQVRSELDLRGANLEEALIEVDRFIDEAYLGNLGQIYIIHGKGTGILRTGISDYLRKHKHIKSYRLGNYGEGGTGVTVAELK; this is translated from the coding sequence TTGGATGAGAAAATTTTAAAAACGATGGAATATCATAAAATCATAGATATGCTTGTGAAATACGCCCAGACATCACTGGGAAAAATGGCAGCTGAACGCCTTAGCCCCGTGTCTGATCTGGAGGAAGTCAAGCGTCTGCTGCAGGGGACCGATGAAGCCTTCAAGGTGGATCGCCTTAAGGGGGCTCCGTCCTTCGGCGGGATCGTTGACATCATGCCTGCAGTGAAGCGGGCACGGATCGGCGGGACTTTGAATCCGCACGAGCTGCTTGGCATAGCGACAACGCTTGAGGGCTCGCGCCGCGTGAAGCGATACATCTCCAATATCCATGAGGAGGAGCCTGTTGAGCTGCTGTTTACGCTCAGCGATATGCTTAGCGAGCAGAAGACGCTTGAGGATCAAATTAAGCGTTGCATCGATGAGAGTGCGGAGGTGCTGGATTCCGCCAGTCCGGAGCTGGCGCAAATTCGCCGGGAGCTTCGCGGCGGAGAGGTGCGGATTCGGGAGAAGCTGGATGCGATGATTCGTTCCTCTAGCGTGGCCAAGATGCTACAGGATCAGCTAATTACGATTCGTGGGGACCGTTTTGTTATTCCTGTGAAAGCGGAGTATCGCTCTCACTTTGGTGGGATTGTCCATGACCAATCCGGTTCGGGTGCCACCTTGTTCATCGAGCCTGAATCGATCGTGGCGATGAATAACAAGCTGCGTGAGACACGGTTGAAGGAAGAACGAGAAATTGAAGTAATTTTACAGAAGCTTACCGCGCTCGTGGGAGAGCAAGCGGAACTTCTTGGCTATGACAGCGATGTGCTGGCTCAGTTGGACTTCATATTCGCCAAGGCTAGGCTGGCGCGTGAAATGAAGTCGACACTGCCCCGTATGAACGACCGCGGATTCCTGAAGCTGAAGAAAGGACGGCATCCGCTTATACCTGCGGACCAGGTCGTTCCAATTGACGTAGAGCTGGGCAACCAATATACATCTATCATTGTTACAGGCCCGAATACCGGAGGTAAAACGGTTACCTTGAAGACGATCGGGCTGCTAAGCCTGATGGCGATGTCGGGATTATTCGTTCCAGCGGAGGATGGAAGCCAGCTTTGCGTGTTTGATGCGATTTATGCCGATATTGGCGATGAGCAGAGCATCGAGCAGAGCTTAAGTACATTTTCCAGTCATATGACGAACATTATTTCGATTTTGCGGCGCATGACAGCCAAAAGCTTGGTGCTGCTGGACGAAGTCGGTGCAGGAACGGACCCGGCGGAAGGCTCCGCTCTAGCTATCGCCATACTGGAGCATATTCATTCGCTAGGCTGCCGGATGGTGGCGAGTACGCACTACAGCGAACTTAAGGCGTATGCCTATGAGCGAAAAGGTGTTATTAATGCGAGCATGGAGTTTGATGTGAATACGCTTAGCCCGACTTATCGTCTGCTTGTCGGCGTCCCTGGACGAAGCAATGCGTTTGCGATTGCCGAGCGGCTCGGCTTGTCGGAGCAAATTCTTGAATTTGCCCGCGGCGAAGTGAAGGAAGAGGATTTGCGGGTAGAGCATATGATCGCCTCACTTGAAGAGAATCGGCTTGGCGCTGAGCAGGAACGTGAGACGGCGGAACGGCTCCGCAAAGAGCTTGAGGAGATACGGAAGCGGCATGAGGCCGAACTGGACAAGCTGGCACGAGAGCGTGATAAGCGGATTGAGAAGGCAGAGGACGAAGCGATCGCGATTGTGGCTAAAGCGCGAAGCGAAGCCGAACGGATTATCGATGATTTGCGTAAACTGGCGTTAGAAGAGGGCGCATCTGTGAAGGAGCACAAACTGATCGCTGCCCGCAAGGAACTCGAGGAAGCTGAACCGAAGCGGAAGAAGACCAGTCCGGCTCGTCAGGCGACCAAAGCGCCTCGCAAAATACAAGCCGGTGATGAGGTAATGGTCTATAGCTTAAACCAGAAGGGGCATGTTGTAGAACTCGCTGGCAGTAAAGAGGCGCTCGTTCAGCTAGGGATTATGAAGATGAAAGTTAGTCTGGACGACCTCGAGCTTATTCAAGCTCCATCAGCAGCCAAGACAGCACAGCGGATTGTTACGAACGTCAAACGGACGCGCGACGACCAGGTCCGCAGCGAGTTGGATCTCCGGGGCGCGAATTTGGAGGAAGCCCTGATTGAGGTAGACCGCTTCATCGATGAGGCTTACCTTGGCAATCTCGGACAAATTTATATTATTCATGGCAAAGGTACGGGGATATTGCGGACAGGTATATCGGACTATCTCCGAAAGCATAAGCATATTAAGAGCTATCGGCTTGGTAACTATGGAGAAGGCGGCACAGGAGTCACCGTAGCCGAGCTGAAATAA
- a CDS encoding phage holin family protein, producing MNFLGHVVRFIVSALVLLVVGWIVPQFSVGGFGSALLLALVIALLGWAIEGIFGKKVTPFGRGIVGFLASALVIWLAQFIISGVSVSVLGALLAALVIGIIDLFIPIGSPFEAAKGRSDR from the coding sequence ATGAATTTCCTGGGACACGTTGTTCGATTTATCGTATCTGCCCTAGTCCTGCTCGTCGTAGGTTGGATCGTCCCCCAATTCAGCGTAGGCGGATTCGGCAGCGCCCTCCTGCTCGCGCTTGTTATTGCGCTTCTCGGGTGGGCTATTGAGGGGATCTTCGGAAAAAAAGTTACCCCGTTTGGCCGCGGTATCGTTGGCTTTCTGGCTAGTGCTCTAGTGATCTGGCTTGCCCAGTTCATTATTTCCGGAGTATCCGTTTCAGTTCTCGGAGCGCTGCTCGCTGCTCTTGTCATCGGGATCATTGACCTGTTCATCCCAATAGGCTCCCCATTTGAAGCAGCAAAAGGCAGATCAGACCGTTAA
- a CDS encoding cupredoxin domain-containing protein codes for MKKAIAFALSSMLLIFLAACGSSSNGTAEESDLTPESEIIIEATNYKFDQEEYRVKKDSPVKITFKNVEGNHGIIIPGLKVELKGKTQSKVVVPKEAGEYEIACSIMCGAGHSTMVSKLIVEE; via the coding sequence ATGAAAAAGGCTATTGCTTTCGCGCTTAGTTCTATGTTATTGATTTTTCTCGCTGCTTGCGGCAGCAGTTCCAACGGCACCGCCGAGGAAAGCGACTTGACTCCAGAATCAGAAATCATTATTGAAGCAACAAACTACAAATTCGATCAAGAAGAGTACCGCGTGAAGAAGGATTCCCCGGTGAAAATTACATTCAAAAACGTGGAGGGCAATCATGGAATCATTATTCCAGGATTGAAGGTCGAGCTTAAAGGTAAAACCCAATCGAAGGTCGTCGTTCCTAAAGAAGCAGGAGAATATGAAATCGCCTGCTCGATTATGTGCGGCGCCGGCCACTCCACAATGGTATCAAAGCTAATTGTTGAGGAATAA